A single Methylosinus sp. H3A DNA region contains:
- a CDS encoding ParB/RepB/Spo0J family partition protein gives MAKATQKITLSSSRDIPFDKLVLSQANVRRVQAGVSIEELAISIARRGLIQSLHVRPILDADGTETGKFEVPAGGRRYRALELLVKQKRLAKNALVPCVVGDAASDVLIDEVSLAENIDRAPLHPLDQFRGFKAMIDKGMTEEAVAAAFLVDVHVVKQRLRLVSVSRALLDVYAGEEMTLEQLMAFTVSHDHARQEQVWNSLRNGYQKEPYNIRRALTETAVSATDKRAFFVGVAAYEAAGGVILRDLFEDDRGGWLQDVALLDRLVAEKLRNVADDIAGEGWKWVQAAVHLPYGLTNGLRRLPGTAALTEDERATREELREESDRLVEQYEQADDIPDEVNNRLEEIDAALEAFEDRPVRYEPDDIARAGVFVSLGGNGLPKVDRGYVRPEDEPAPEGDDDSMTETAESRPAAPMAPLVQRAVITIGGQAAQPEEEPEEDGIKPLPDRLVAELTAHRTLALRDAVANNPHVAMTALLHKLVSDAFEHRSATGALEAHVRQVMFPAQSEDLNDCQSAKSVADRHERWGDHIPADDEALWNWLTALEVDRRMELLAHCVSYGVNALHERPNPYSGSGVSDHALKVRLSQADRLARATGLDMAQVGWRPTVGNYFGRVTKARIVEAVREGAGERAAELIGHMKKGEMAKEAERLLQDTNWLAEPLRLADGEDVFETADRETADREGGDEALPAFLASDDDDEDGAADTEEDQEQPMAAE, from the coding sequence ATGGCCAAAGCCACTCAGAAAATCACCCTCTCCTCCTCACGCGATATTCCGTTCGACAAGCTCGTCTTGTCGCAGGCGAATGTTCGCCGCGTGCAGGCCGGAGTTTCGATCGAAGAACTCGCCATCTCGATCGCCCGGCGCGGACTGATCCAGAGCCTCCACGTTCGCCCGATCCTGGACGCTGACGGAACGGAAACCGGGAAATTCGAGGTTCCCGCTGGCGGTCGCCGATATCGCGCCCTCGAATTGTTGGTCAAGCAGAAGCGCCTCGCGAAAAATGCTCTCGTCCCCTGTGTCGTCGGAGACGCGGCGAGCGACGTTCTGATCGATGAAGTGTCGCTCGCGGAAAACATCGACCGCGCGCCGCTTCATCCGCTCGACCAGTTTCGTGGTTTCAAGGCCATGATCGACAAGGGCATGACCGAAGAAGCGGTCGCGGCCGCCTTTTTGGTCGACGTCCATGTCGTGAAGCAGCGTCTGCGCCTTGTGTCGGTCTCGCGCGCTTTGCTCGACGTCTACGCCGGGGAAGAGATGACGCTCGAGCAGCTCATGGCGTTCACGGTTTCGCACGATCACGCGCGGCAGGAGCAGGTCTGGAATTCTCTCCGCAACGGCTATCAGAAAGAACCCTACAACATCCGTCGGGCGCTTACAGAAACCGCCGTGAGCGCCACTGACAAACGCGCCTTCTTCGTCGGCGTGGCGGCCTATGAGGCCGCAGGTGGCGTTATTCTCCGAGACCTCTTCGAGGATGATCGAGGCGGATGGCTCCAGGATGTCGCCCTCCTCGATCGTCTTGTCGCGGAAAAGCTCAGGAACGTCGCTGACGACATCGCGGGGGAGGGCTGGAAATGGGTCCAAGCCGCCGTCCATCTTCCCTACGGGTTGACGAACGGCTTGCGCAGGCTGCCGGGAACTGCTGCCCTGACCGAAGACGAACGCGCGACGCGTGAGGAGCTTCGGGAAGAGAGCGACAGACTCGTCGAGCAATATGAGCAGGCTGACGACATCCCCGACGAAGTCAACAATCGCCTCGAGGAAATCGACGCGGCGCTTGAGGCTTTCGAGGACCGCCCCGTTCGGTATGAGCCTGATGACATTGCTCGCGCTGGCGTCTTCGTGAGCCTCGGCGGCAACGGCTTGCCGAAAGTCGACCGCGGCTATGTTCGTCCCGAAGACGAGCCGGCGCCCGAAGGCGACGACGACAGCATGACGGAGACCGCTGAATCTCGACCCGCAGCACCGATGGCTCCCCTCGTCCAGCGAGCCGTCATCACGATCGGCGGCCAAGCGGCGCAGCCCGAGGAGGAGCCGGAGGAGGACGGCATCAAGCCACTGCCCGATCGCCTGGTCGCGGAGCTGACCGCCCACCGCACGCTCGCTCTGCGAGATGCGGTCGCGAATAATCCTCACGTCGCGATGACCGCTCTCCTCCATAAGCTGGTCTCGGATGCGTTCGAACACCGATCCGCAACCGGGGCTCTGGAGGCGCACGTTCGCCAGGTCATGTTCCCTGCGCAGTCCGAGGATCTGAACGATTGCCAATCCGCGAAGTCCGTCGCCGATCGGCACGAGCGCTGGGGAGACCACATCCCCGCCGACGACGAAGCTCTGTGGAACTGGCTCACCGCGCTCGAAGTTGACAGACGTATGGAGCTTCTCGCCCATTGTGTCAGCTATGGCGTCAATGCGCTCCATGAGCGCCCGAATCCATACAGTGGTTCGGGCGTCAGCGACCACGCGCTGAAGGTTCGCCTTTCTCAGGCCGATCGACTGGCTCGAGCGACCGGCCTGGACATGGCGCAGGTGGGCTGGCGTCCGACCGTCGGCAACTATTTCGGGCGCGTGACCAAAGCGCGCATCGTCGAAGCCGTGCGCGAGGGGGCCGGCGAGCGTGCCGCGGAACTCATCGGCCATATGAAGAAAGGCGAGATGGCCAAAGAGGCCGAACGCCTTCTCCAGGACACCAATTGGCTGGCGGAGCCGCTGCGTCTCGCTGACGGCGAGGACGTTTTCGAAACCGCGGATCGGGAAACCGCGGATCGGGAGGGCGGAGACGAGGCTCTGCCCGCCTTCCTCGCCAGCGACGACGACGATGAAGACGGCGCGGCTGACACCGAAGAAGACCAAGAACAGCCGATGGCCGCCGAATAG
- a CDS encoding DUF932 domain-containing protein, translated as MNIQVLDSRREFTNGYKVDVSRGERVGRVSSEWFSRPADERFLSLGELACAVRGRADRSRTRVVETSLIHVEADRANAERLSLILPGAEAPMAPTHWSFGQLASHVGAPASYLRQLPAAIAGINLQYGLTSHRAEQIKTLETDDNRVELRAVTGPDYGRIFDHELVEAVQRIAGNGTGDTRWKVPGVLDWSTGVYNPRVDITKDTTTLYASDRDVFLFLVDDLNPIEAGRLPDGSPDLYFRGFYCWNSEVGAKTLGIASFYLRAVCQNRNLWGVENFEEITIRHSKYAASRFAHEAAPALLNFANSSPTPFINGIKAARERIVAKTDEDRNEFLRRRGFSKAETSKIIDTVLVEEGRPPESIFDFVQGITAVARDKPHQDVRLDMEAKAKKLLDLAA; from the coding sequence ATGAACATCCAAGTTCTCGACTCCCGCCGTGAATTCACCAATGGCTACAAAGTCGACGTGTCGCGCGGGGAGCGTGTCGGCCGCGTTTCTTCCGAGTGGTTTTCTCGTCCCGCCGACGAGCGGTTTCTCTCGCTTGGCGAGCTGGCATGCGCCGTGCGCGGCCGCGCCGATCGAAGCCGCACCCGTGTCGTCGAAACCTCGCTTATCCATGTCGAAGCAGATCGCGCGAACGCCGAGCGCCTGTCTCTGATCCTTCCGGGCGCTGAGGCGCCCATGGCTCCGACGCATTGGAGTTTCGGGCAGCTCGCGAGCCATGTCGGCGCGCCGGCCTCCTATCTCCGCCAGCTTCCGGCAGCGATCGCCGGCATCAATCTCCAATATGGCCTGACGTCGCACCGCGCGGAGCAGATCAAGACACTGGAGACCGACGATAACCGCGTCGAGCTGCGAGCGGTAACCGGCCCCGATTACGGGCGTATCTTCGATCACGAGCTCGTCGAAGCCGTGCAGCGCATCGCTGGCAATGGCACGGGCGACACGCGCTGGAAAGTTCCGGGCGTCCTCGATTGGTCGACAGGCGTCTACAATCCGCGTGTGGACATCACGAAAGACACGACGACGCTCTATGCCTCCGATCGCGACGTCTTCCTGTTCCTCGTCGATGATTTGAATCCCATAGAGGCGGGCCGCCTCCCGGATGGCTCGCCGGACCTTTATTTCCGTGGGTTTTATTGCTGGAACTCGGAGGTCGGAGCGAAGACGCTCGGGATCGCGAGCTTCTATCTGCGGGCCGTGTGTCAGAATCGCAATCTCTGGGGCGTAGAAAATTTCGAGGAGATCACCATCCGCCACAGCAAATACGCCGCTTCTCGCTTCGCACATGAGGCGGCTCCTGCGCTGTTGAATTTTGCGAACTCGTCACCGACGCCTTTCATCAATGGCATTAAGGCTGCGCGCGAACGCATCGTGGCGAAGACTGACGAAGATCGCAACGAATTCTTGCGGCGGCGCGGCTTCTCGAAGGCCGAAACGAGCAAGATCATCGACACGGTGTTGGTGGAGGAGGGCCGTCCGCCGGAATCGATTTTCGATTTCGTGCAGGGCATCACGGCCGTCGCGCGTGACAAGCCGCATCAGGACGTTCGCCTCGATATGGAGGCGAAGGCGAAGAAGCTGCTTGATCTAGCGGCCTGA